Part of the Candidatus Tumulicola sp. genome is shown below.
GCAGTTTTCGCCGCTGCTGGTTTCGCTGTTCTTGAGCCCGATCGCCACCGAGCTTCCCGAGGTCCTCAACGTCGCTATCTGGATGCGCCTGCGCAAGGACGACTTGGCGGTGGGCAATGTCATCGGCGCGATGATGTTCCAGACATCGACCGCATCGGCGATCGCCATGCTCGCAAGCCCGTGGCGGCTCGAGTTCGGCGCCTACGCTGCGGCAGCTGGGGCGGGGGCGGCGGTCGTGCTCGTGCTCGTATGGACGCTGGTGCGCAGACGCTTGGAGGCGCCGCCGTTCGCGCTCTGCGGCATCTTGTACGTCGCCTACATCGCGTTCATGCTGGGCAGGACCAACGGGATTTGGCACGCCGGACCTTAGGCTGATCCGATCCTAGTGCTTCACAAGCTCCGGAAACGCGAAGGCGAGCGCCAACGTGATGCCGTTGTTCATCGAGTGCGCGATGACGTTGGACCATAGGTTCCCGGTTCTGCGATAGACATACGCGAGCACCACGCCGATGGCGGCGAGCGGCAACGCATTCCACAGATCGCCGTGGCCTAAGCCGAAGATGACGCCGCTCAAGATCGCCGAGAGCGACAGCGGCAGACGCTGCAGGAACGCCGTGAACAGGAAGCCTCGAAAGAAGATCTCTTCCGCGATCGGGGCGATGACGGAGACTGCGAGCAGGTCGAGCGCAAACGACATCGCACCACGGTGGGAGGCGAGGATGACCGCGGTCACCTGCGGATGCTCGCCCAAGAGCCTGCTTTGTATCAGGCCCATCGCCTCACCCAGCACCAGGCATGCCAGCCCGCCAAGGACTCCGATGCCCACGGCGCCGAGCTGCGGCACCCGCAAGCCGAGCGCCCGCGGCGTGATATCTAATGCGAACTTGCCGACCAGCAATAGACAGCCGACGAGTCCCGCGTCGCTGACGAACTCGGTCCAGAAGATCACGGGAGCCGTGAGCAGCGCCTTGTAGAACGCGAGCTGCTCGGCCGGGCTCCCCAGGCGAACGTGGAAAAGCATCTTCGTGAGGTACGGGCTGTTCTTGATGACGAGCAGCGCGACGACGAATTGCCCGATGACGAACACGACCGCGCACAAGACGAAGATGCCGAACACCCGCCAGCCGCCCCAGTGCGCAGTGAAGGCCGGCGGTTCGCCGGCCGGGGGAATGATGATCGGCTCTTCGCTAAGGGTTACGTTTTCCAAGAGGTCCTAGATTTGGCGCGGGACGCGAAAGCCCTGCGCATGCAACGCGTTGGCAAGCTTGATGAAGTCGTCGAGCGCGAAACGCTCGCCGCGGATGTTCGCATCTTTTCCGATCGAGCGCACCGCGTTTTCGAGGTCGCCTCGTCCGAGCGGAGCGTTCGGGTCGACCTTTTGAGCTGCCAAGCTCGACAGCACGCTGTTGACGAGGGTCTTTCGACGCTGCGCAAACGCGGCGCGCGAAAGCCAAAGCACGAGCGCAGGATCTCGCACGCCTGCATCGCGATCGCGCTTGGGCGTGAGCCGCACGACCGACGACGCCACGGCGGGCGGCGGATAAAAACCACCCGCTCCGGCGTCGAAGAGGTGCTCGACCCGGCAGTGGTAGTTCACGAAGACGGTTAGGCTGCTGTAGTCCGATGTGCCCGGCGCGGCGCTCAAGCGGCGGCCATATTCGCGCTGCACCATCACCACGGCCGTCTCCCACACGTCCGAGCAGCCGACGATGCGCTCGAGCAGCGGCGTGGTGATGTAATAGGGCAGATTGCCGCACACCGCGCGCGGCGCTGCTTCGCGCGACAGGGCGCCGGCAAGGTCGAACTCCAACGCGTCCTCTTCGAAGACGCGCACCTTCGGCGCATCGGCGAAGCGCTCTCGCAAGATCGCCGCCAAGCCTCGATCGACCTCCAAGACGTCCACACCGCGCGCGCCGGCAAGGAGCGCGGCGGTCAATGCGCCCGTGCCGCCGCCGATCTCGACGACGTACGAGCCTGCCGGCAGCACGCCCGCGATACGCCCGGCAAAGCGCTGATCGATAAGGAAGTTCTGCCCGAGCCGTTTGCGCGGGCTCAAGCCTCGTTCGGCGAGCAGACGTTTTGGCGAAAAAAAAGAAGGGTCGCCGGTCATATACCGTCGCCCTTCGCCGGAAGCGCCTGGCCTACTGCTCTACGAGGTAGACCTTCACGGCGCGGCGTCCGAACACGATCGCATCCCTGACCGACTCCATGCAGAGGTCGATCCGGTTGCCGATGATCGCACCGCCCGTATCAGCCGCGATCGCCAGGCCGTAGCCCGGCACGAACACGTGCGATCCGAGCGGGATGACGCGCGGATCCACCGCGACAATCCCGTAACCCGCGGCGATGCCGGTCGCGGTGCGGCCCGTCGGGTACGCGGTAGCAGTCCAGGGCGTATACGCCGTGGCGACCATCGTGAAAACGCCTAGCAGCCTCCGGAACTTGGAGGAGGCGGCCAGTTGCTCGTAGGTCTGCGGGGCGCCCTCGATGACCAGCCCGGCTTTGGCCTTACGAAGCAAGGTGGCGTGAGCGACCTGGCGGTCGACGACGACCCGATCCCAGGTGGTCACCCGTTCGGTGACCACTTTGAGCCCCGGCACGCCCCTGCGCACGAGTTTCCGCTGGCCGGGAGCTAGGTTAGGGCTAAAGCGGACCTCGGAGGCAAGGTTGAACTTTTCGCGATGCGTGCGGAACTGGCTCAAGATGCGCACCGGTCTGACCATCGTGGTGGTGCCGTGCAGATCATCGAATTTGGGTTTGGTGAGCAGGTCTTGCGCGGTCGCAACGGAGGCGCGCAGCCGTGCTTCCGCTTCGATCGGTTGATCGGTTAACGTCATCGTGACCGAATATGCCAATGCGCCGTCGTTGCGTGGCGACATCCAGTGCGAGTGAAGCGGAACAGAAGCTGCGGAGCTCGTCGCTGAATAGGCGACGATGAGTAAAGTGACAAACGCGATTCGAATTTCAGGGTAGCGCGTCAATAGAAGGTCCTCATATGGGGCCAACGGTCAGATCGTATACGTCCGAAGCCGGTGGTTGAAGTAGGGCCTTCAGCGACGAGCGATGTTCGAGATGCCGGAGTGAAGGCTTGTATCGCGCCAAAATGGCGGGGGCGACAAACTGCCCTTGCAACACGCGAATTATATCACGGCAAATGCCCGTGTCACAAGGGATTCCCGCTGTGCGGACCCAACGGTCCCGCTGAAGGATTCGTGGTTCAGTCACAGGAACGCGAGCGCCCGCATCGTTCCGGAGTACGAGAAGCTCAAGCTAATCATGAAAATCGGCATCTTCACCGAAGTGTACCGCCCGATCGTCAACGGCGTGGTCACCTCCGTCGAATCGCTCGGCGAAGAGCTGCGTGCGCTCGGTCACGAGGCCTATACTTTCGCGCCGCGCATTCCGAATGGCGCGGAGACGACAGGCCGCGTCTTTTTCATGCCGTCGTTGCCGCTGCCCGCGCGCACGGAATATCGATTGACGTTACCGCTGGTCGCGCGGCGCAACAAGATCCGTTTTCTGAGCCAGTGCGATGTCATTCACAGTCATTCGCTTTTCATCACGGGATGGATGGCCTCGTATTATGCGCGACGTCGCTTTCGCGTGCCGCTGGTTTTCACGTATCACACATTGTTGGAAAGCTACGCGCACTACTCGCCGCTCGGGCGGCGGCTCACCGCGCAACTAACCCGAGAGCTGACCCGGACTTATGCTAACGCCGCCGATGCCGTCATCGTGCCCACCCGGGCGGTGGCGGCCCAACTCCGGGAACGAGGCGTAGTGGCCCCGATTTCCGTGATTCCCACGGGGATCAACATCGAGTTGTTCCGCGGTGCGGGAGCGGTCGAGGCAAAGTCCGTTCGGCAGCGCTTCGGCATCCCGGTGGACGCGCCGCTGGTGCTGTTGGTCTCGCGCATGGCCCAGGAGAAGAACATCCCCTTCGCGCTGTCGGCCTTCGCGCGCTTGCGGCAGGCGCTCCCAGAGGCGCGCCTGCTGCTCGTTGGCTCAGGCCCGTTGGCGGAAGCCCTGAAGGCCCAAACGCGCACGGACGGACTTGCGGGATCGGTCATTTTCGCGGGCAGCGTACCCAACGCGGAGCTGCCTGGATTCTACGCTGCAGCCGACGCGTTTGCGTTCCCCTCGATCACCGAGACCCAGGGGCTGGTCCTCGCCGAAGCCTTTGCAGCCGGCGTGCCCGTGATCGCCGTGGACACGCCGCAAACGCGCGATGTCTTTGGGGCGAATATCGCTGGAGAGTTGGTCGAAGATCCCGAGGCGATGGCCAACGGGCTGCTCGGCCTGCTGACGGATCCGGAGAAAAGGGCCGTGGCCTCCGCCCACGCGCTGACCGCTGCTGCCGCATTCGATGCTAAAGCAAACGCCGGGCGAGTGGTCGCCGTGTACGAGGCGGTCATGGCGAACAAAGCGGGAACGGCCGAAATGGCCGACTTCGAGGCCCTTTTCGACCCCATAGACGCCGCCGTCCCGAAAGACAAACCAGCCGAGATGTAATGTGGTATGCCGGACTTTACGTCCGGCTTTGGGTTTGACAATCGAACACTCGTTCGATTAAAATTGAACCACGATGATGGCCCCAACGCTCCTCCCCCAAATGACCCCCCAAACGGGCCGCAGATCGGCCCCCGCCGGCGCGCGCAGCGACTGCCAAGCCTACATCGCCGTGGTCCGTTGCGGAGCGGGCCGCGGCATAGCCGCGGTGGCGCTGCTCGACCGCGCGGGGGACGGCACGGGAGAGCACTTCATCCCCTTCTCCGTGAGAGAGCAGCCGTCGCAACAAGGAAGAGACTACATCTACGCTGGTTTGATCGCTGCGCTGGATCGGCTGCGAAGTCTTGGCATCCGCCGGTTAGCGGTTCACGTCGACGACGCGCAACTGGTCGCGGAACTCGAACAAAAAACGCAGCCGCACCGTGAGCTCACGCTAGCGTACATCCTGCTCGGCTGCAAACTCAACGAGTTCGCAAGCGCAAAGGTCGTGCTGGAAAGACCGGAACGGCTCGCGGCGCTGCGCGCCAAGACGGACAGCCTCGCCGCCCCCCTCGCGATGTAAACCTTATTAGATGTAGCGTTCCGAGCGAAGCTCGGATTTGTAGTGCCGGGGCTTTAGCCCCGGTTTTTTCTTAGTCTTCCACGACCACGAGCGGCTCGGGTTCCTTGAGCGGCGCCGCGATCAATCCGCTCGTCTCCACCACGACCTGCGGGTGCGCGAAGCGATTCCACAACACGCGGATGATGCCGGCCAGCGGCACTGACACGAACATCCCGAGGATGCCGCCGACTTCGGCGCCGATGAGGATCGCGACGATCACCATCAGCGGCGGCAGGCCGACCCGTTGCCCAACGATGAACGGCGCGATGAAGTGGCCCTCGAGTTCGTACATCGCGAAAAACGCGAGCGCGACGAGCACGCCCCAAACGGCACCGTGCTCGAAGATGGCTAGTATCACAGCGGGAATCGCTCCCGCGATGGCGCCCACGTACGGAATGACGTCCATGACGCCGACGAACACGCCGATGAGCAAGGCGTACTTGATATGGAAGGCGAGCAAGATGACGGTCGCGAGCGTTGCCACGACGGCCGCCACGATGACTTGGCCTCGAATGAAACCCCCGAGCACTGCATCGATGTCATGCAGCACGCCCAGGATATGCTCGCGATAGCGTGCCGGAAATAGCGCGATCGTGCCATCCCGCAGCCGATCGAGATCCAACAAGATGTAGAACGCCAGAATGGGCACGATGATCAGGCCGGTGATGACCGACACGACGTTGAGCGCGATGCGCAGCGCTTGTCCCGCCGCGGTGCCGGCATAGGCTTGCAAGTCCGACACGAGTTGATCGAATAGGTTGGCAATGGTCTGGCGCGTCTCTTCAGGCGCGGCAGAGAGCAGACTATTGTTGGCGCTCACGATGCCGTCACGCAGTTGGCTGACGAGGGTAGGAAAGTCGTGAATGAACGTGCGCCCTTGCACGGTGACCCTCGGGC
Proteins encoded:
- a CDS encoding AI-2E family transporter, with translation MFEPNDRLTRALRFVLLVLAIIALAAVVWMVVSKILLVAIVLIGAGFFAYLIYPVIAWLERRRWPRWLAITTVYLLLALLLTGVGAFAGPRVTVQGRTFIHDFPTLVSQLRDGIVSANNSLLSAAPEETRQTIANLFDQLVSDLQAYAGTAAGQALRIALNVVSVITGLIIVPILAFYILLDLDRLRDGTIALFPARYREHILGVLHDIDAVLGGFIRGQVIVAAVVATLATVILLAFHIKYALLIGVFVGVMDVIPYVGAIAGAIPAVILAIFEHGAVWGVLVALAFFAMYELEGHFIAPFIVGQRVGLPPLMVIVAILIGAEVGGILGMFVSVPLAGIIRVLWNRFAHPQVVVETSGLIAAPLKEPEPLVVVED
- a CDS encoding glycosyltransferase: MKIGIFTEVYRPIVNGVVTSVESLGEELRALGHEAYTFAPRIPNGAETTGRVFFMPSLPLPARTEYRLTLPLVARRNKIRFLSQCDVIHSHSLFITGWMASYYARRRFRVPLVFTYHTLLESYAHYSPLGRRLTAQLTRELTRTYANAADAVIVPTRAVAAQLRERGVVAPISVIPTGINIELFRGAGAVEAKSVRQRFGIPVDAPLVLLVSRMAQEKNIPFALSAFARLRQALPEARLLLVGSGPLAEALKAQTRTDGLAGSVIFAGSVPNAELPGFYAAADAFAFPSITETQGLVLAEAFAAGVPVIAVDTPQTRDVFGANIAGELVEDPEAMANGLLGLLTDPEKRAVASAHALTAAAAFDAKANAGRVVAVYEAVMANKAGTAEMADFEALFDPIDAAVPKDKPAEM
- a CDS encoding 3D domain-containing protein, which encodes MSPRNDGALAYSVTMTLTDQPIEAEARLRASVATAQDLLTKPKFDDLHGTTTMVRPVRILSQFRTHREKFNLASEVRFSPNLAPGQRKLVRRGVPGLKVVTERVTTWDRVVVDRQVAHATLLRKAKAGLVIEGAPQTYEQLAASSKFRRLLGVFTMVATAYTPWTATAYPTGRTATGIAAGYGIVAVDPRVIPLGSHVFVPGYGLAIAADTGGAIIGNRIDLCMESVRDAIVFGRRAVKVYLVEQ
- a CDS encoding CPBP family intramembrane glutamic endopeptidase; this translates as MENVTLSEEPIIIPPAGEPPAFTAHWGGWRVFGIFVLCAVVFVIGQFVVALLVIKNSPYLTKMLFHVRLGSPAEQLAFYKALLTAPVIFWTEFVSDAGLVGCLLLVGKFALDITPRALGLRVPQLGAVGIGVLGGLACLVLGEAMGLIQSRLLGEHPQVTAVILASHRGAMSFALDLLAVSVIAPIAEEIFFRGFLFTAFLQRLPLSLSAILSGVIFGLGHGDLWNALPLAAIGVVLAYVYRRTGNLWSNVIAHSMNNGITLALAFAFPELVKH
- a CDS encoding reverse transcriptase-like protein is translated as MTPQTGRRSAPAGARSDCQAYIAVVRCGAGRGIAAVALLDRAGDGTGEHFIPFSVREQPSQQGRDYIYAGLIAALDRLRSLGIRRLAVHVDDAQLVAELEQKTQPHRELTLAYILLGCKLNEFASAKVVLERPERLAALRAKTDSLAAPLAM
- the rsmA gene encoding 16S rRNA (adenine(1518)-N(6)/adenine(1519)-N(6))-dimethyltransferase RsmA, which translates into the protein MTGDPSFFSPKRLLAERGLSPRKRLGQNFLIDQRFAGRIAGVLPAGSYVVEIGGGTGALTAALLAGARGVDVLEVDRGLAAILRERFADAPKVRVFEEDALEFDLAGALSREAAPRAVCGNLPYYITTPLLERIVGCSDVWETAVVMVQREYGRRLSAAPGTSDYSSLTVFVNYHCRVEHLFDAGAGGFYPPPAVASSVVRLTPKRDRDAGVRDPALVLWLSRAAFAQRRKTLVNSVLSSLAAQKVDPNAPLGRGDLENAVRSIGKDANIRGERFALDDFIKLANALHAQGFRVPRQI